A region of Moorena producens PAL-8-15-08-1 DNA encodes the following proteins:
- a CDS encoding glycosyltransferase family 2 protein, producing the protein MAQPLYIKPEIRPTLGISIFTVPKAFLGNIGIIQHNAITSWTLLKPKPEIILFGDEIGTAAIAQDLGLNHVPDIECNSYGTPLLDSVFAQVQEQATHDIITYINTDIILLKDFTQAIEQVCQHLETFLITGRRWNLDLSKSIEFQSPTWEDTLCQQVYQTGCLGADDAKDYFIFPKNLFPTIPKFAVGRGYWDTWMVTTAAMRGYPIVDASEVVMAVHQNHSYGHLMGGKNEAHMGKEAQQNKTIGNVQGQGTIADSTWQLKPWHDHDSPRVSVIIIVQDLRICPLNPPILGDFDIIPPSEGLLAGGLGGQNQLNRLSPVVNSTSARVKRAVDSVLAQNYSDYEIIVVDGAGNQGAGSREQGVGSREQGAGSREGSPLAPLNKGGTVIKGGYLAGSDQGTGNREQGIAMQRGLGGFPHSLLHQDGNREQGVGSRQGSPLLNKGGTVNQGGNRYYEKPYKSVSVGGCVRVAWPTANRKWGALCDRGLEMAQGEFVIFLDSDSVLLPDALEKQVAAFDRESSTLDLLLSGWQMVEGEKITQVTPWQELPDLEDLHIWKLEKLWQPLRQSNSMFRRSRLDLVGGFNTELNQDAAMVEVIINLVFLRGSRALWLPEATCRYFGQGNTIEKQSTPVAEDMKEVIDSIFKQPTVKGWMQKLKARAYRFE; encoded by the coding sequence ATGGCCCAACCGTTGTATATCAAGCCCGAGATTCGACCAACCCTAGGCATCAGCATTTTCACGGTGCCTAAGGCTTTTCTAGGTAACATTGGTATCATCCAGCACAATGCCATTACTAGCTGGACTTTGCTCAAACCCAAGCCAGAAATTATTTTATTTGGTGATGAAATTGGTACAGCTGCCATTGCTCAGGACTTAGGACTGAATCATGTTCCTGATATCGAGTGCAATAGCTATGGTACTCCTCTACTCGATAGTGTGTTTGCCCAAGTCCAGGAACAAGCAACTCACGATATCATCACTTATATCAACACTGATATTATTCTACTGAAGGATTTTACCCAAGCCATTGAACAGGTCTGCCAACACTTAGAGACATTTTTAATCACTGGACGACGCTGGAATCTTGACCTGTCCAAGTCCATAGAATTTCAGTCTCCCACCTGGGAAGACACCCTGTGTCAACAGGTCTATCAGACCGGTTGTTTAGGGGCTGATGATGCTAAGGATTACTTTATCTTTCCTAAAAATTTATTCCCTACTATCCCTAAGTTTGCGGTAGGACGGGGATATTGGGATACCTGGATGGTCACTACTGCGGCTATGAGGGGTTATCCCATCGTCGATGCCAGCGAAGTGGTGATGGCAGTGCATCAAAATCATAGCTACGGTCATCTGATGGGGGGCAAAAATGAGGCCCATATGGGCAAGGAAGCGCAACAGAATAAAACCATTGGCAATGTACAAGGACAAGGCACGATTGCGGACAGCACCTGGCAGCTAAAACCCTGGCATGATCACGATTCACCACGAGTTAGTGTGATTATTATTGTTCAGGACTTACGCATTTGCCCCCTAAATCCCCCAATTCTGGGGGACTTTGACATCATTCCCCCCAGCGAGGGATTGCTCGCTGGGGGGCTAGGGGGGCAAAATCAACTTAACCGCCTAAGTCCTGTTGTTAATAGTACTAGCGCTAGAGTTAAGCGAGCAGTGGACAGTGTGCTGGCTCAAAACTATTCCGACTATGAAATTATTGTGGTGGATGGGGCTGGTAATCAGGGAGCAGGGAGTAGGGAACAGGGAGTAGGGAGTAGGGAGCAGGGAGCAGGGAGCAGGGAGGGATCCCCCCTAGCCCCCCTTAATAAGGGGGGGACTGTTATTAAAGGGGGTTATCTAGCGGGATCGGATCAGGGAACAGGGAATAGGGAACAGGGAATAGCGATGCAGCGCGGTCTTGGGGGTTTCCCCCACTCGCTATTGCATCAAGACGGGAACAGGGAACAGGGAGTAGGGAGTAGGCAGGGATCCCCCCTCCTTAATAAGGGGGGGACTGTTAATCAGGGGGGGAATCGTTACTATGAGAAGCCTTATAAATCAGTAAGTGTAGGGGGATGCGTTCGCGTAGCGTGGCCTACGGCCAATCGCAAATGGGGGGCGTTGTGCGATCGCGGTCTTGAAATGGCCCAAGGAGAATTTGTGATCTTTCTAGATAGTGACAGTGTTTTACTACCAGATGCCCTAGAGAAGCAAGTAGCAGCATTTGATCGGGAATCCTCTACCTTGGATTTACTATTGAGTGGGTGGCAAATGGTTGAGGGAGAAAAAATAACCCAGGTGACGCCATGGCAAGAGTTACCCGATTTAGAAGACTTACACATCTGGAAGTTAGAGAAACTGTGGCAACCGTTGCGTCAAAGTAATAGTATGTTTCGTCGCAGTCGTTTAGACCTAGTAGGGGGCTTCAATACAGAATTAAATCAAGACGCTGCGATGGTAGAAGTAATAATAAATCTAGTATTTTTGAGAGGAAGCCGAGCCCTGTGGTTGCCAGAAGCAACTTGTCGCTATTTTGGGCAAGGTAATACTATTGAGAAACAGTCTACTCCAGTTGCTGAAGATATGAAAGAGGTGATTGATAGTATCTTTAAGCAACCAACAGTGAAGGGATGGATGCAAAAATTAAAAGCTAGAGCTTATCGATTTGAGTAG
- a CDS encoding DUF6209 family protein: MQKLRNALLALVIAIALTWMPSFTVPSAQAAAEVEFHPGLQFSIAPYGEWIESQSGAIFSPGHEVLVYYDSLRASSDNNSCPSFSPSTEVTGYVMSDNSGDIQEFPLVSLDPPAVDFVKFGSFTTPECFQGSEEIQIWFSGSGDGCFDSDFGNNYHFPVICE, encoded by the coding sequence ATGCAAAAACTACGCAATGCGCTATTGGCATTAGTTATTGCCATAGCTCTGACTTGGATGCCTTCTTTTACGGTACCTTCCGCACAGGCGGCTGCTGAAGTTGAATTTCATCCTGGACTCCAGTTTTCAATCGCCCCGTACGGAGAATGGATAGAATCACAAAGCGGTGCGATATTTTCTCCGGGCCACGAAGTTCTTGTCTATTATGACTCCCTAAGGGCTTCTTCTGATAATAATAGCTGTCCTAGCTTTAGCCCTTCAACTGAGGTAACAGGCTACGTCATGTCTGATAACAGCGGTGATATTCAAGAATTCCCCCTTGTTTCCCTTGACCCCCCTGCAGTGGATTTCGTCAAGTTTGGATCCTTTACTACTCCTGAGTGCTTTCAGGGTAGTGAAGAGATCCAGATCTGGTTCAGTGGCAGCGGCGATGGGTGTTTCGATAGTGATTTCGGCAACAATTACCATTTTCCAGTGATTTGCGAATAA
- a CDS encoding sulfotransferase domain-containing protein: MEKIIYTRDNQKVSLEVPPPGDIPSFFVFALHKSGSVMQDKIIEDIGFNLNIPLISVAKTSFNQGVEESAFGKDICDLFVKTGYGFYGSRYLPAYLNDFDLSGFKKILLIRDPRDIVVSHYFSMKNSHVIPPGKVGDTLSKNRQRLQDMEIDQYAIQQAPIFRKIIQRYSKIEDQLFKLFRYEDIVFNKRQWVADIIRFLEVELEDSKIEQIAKKHDIFPTKENPASHIRKVTPGDYKEKLQPATIDKLNESFKPILIKYGYEN, encoded by the coding sequence ATGGAAAAAATTATATATACACGAGACAATCAGAAAGTTTCTCTTGAGGTACCTCCCCCTGGTGATATTCCTAGTTTCTTCGTCTTCGCGCTCCACAAATCAGGGAGTGTAATGCAGGATAAAATTATTGAAGATATCGGTTTTAACCTAAATATACCACTGATTAGTGTTGCCAAGACTTCCTTTAATCAAGGAGTAGAAGAAAGTGCCTTTGGTAAGGATATATGTGACCTTTTTGTCAAAACTGGATATGGCTTTTACGGCTCTCGATATCTCCCAGCCTATCTTAATGATTTCGATTTGAGTGGTTTCAAAAAGATATTACTAATCCGGGATCCCAGGGATATTGTAGTATCCCATTATTTTTCCATGAAGAACAGTCATGTTATTCCCCCAGGTAAGGTAGGTGATACCCTTTCAAAAAATCGCCAGCGACTACAAGACATGGAGATAGACCAGTATGCGATTCAACAAGCACCGATATTTCGCAAAATAATTCAAAGGTACAGCAAGATTGAAGATCAGTTATTCAAACTGTTTAGGTATGAAGATATCGTTTTCAATAAGCGTCAGTGGGTTGCGGATATTATCCGTTTTTTGGAAGTAGAGCTTGAGGATAGTAAAATAGAGCAAATCGCTAAAAAACACGATATTTTTCCAACTAAAGAAAATCCCGCTTCACACATCCGTAAAGTCACCCCAGGAGATTATAAGGAAAAGTTGCAACCCGCCACTATTGATAAGCTTAATGAATCTTTTAAACCTATCTTGATTAAGTATGGCTATGAGAATTAA
- a CDS encoding tetratricopeptide repeat protein has product MTTVPDSRFPIPDSRLPTPDSQINCSLLPLEMFHRLKRYFLISAPSPKHHLLSSMAEDTLLTPHRLHYHHWHGNNGHLPPVALVNWLSTSEASREQNNNQDNNQHNNLGTVPLAEEQKTAESCINHGDYLWAKGQLNEAVTQYHQAIKLDPKSSLGYQRLGATLKQQGQFDQATAYYRKAIKLAGLETIEWDQSQSRKLSIGQSVPSSSERHCKQHQSGGLLEAVTVYLQQAQTYLKQRQWQQAIAACERAIKIAPDTAQAYKIWGNALQFMGQTTQAMGYYGQALEIEPDFAEVYANLGSLYAGQQKWEDAIAYYQKAIKLKPDLAGAYRNLAKVWTELGNQKEVLKCCYHQLMLELDKAKPEDYLNLGNQLFKEALVTEAIACYRQVIDRNPQSVVAYQNLAEALNRQGKWQEANAYYRKLLQFYRTGSQLTASQINSQLTASQLNGQLNGQLNGHTHNQANGSDALKQAIVPQLVDNQKQQQVSINPPLRYRGGAIKASTVAIVPSPSQITVNPSNQTIKPIPTAPERLDQEQLKPEPLDREPLDRIRDRTPRLSQGNHLPQLPNSRASESNLERDQSLESFIKAAQQNPNSAKVQANLGSAYAQRHQWPDAIACYQKAIAINPSFAGAYRNLAKVLTQTNQSEAAADYWYQALTLEPNTVSAEEHFNLGNTLTSLGKLAQGIACYRQAIELKPNLSEAYHRLGDLLKKQGQEQELLSLYQQAVQNNPQDAKAYFYLGNLFTDQEAWEEAYPCYFKATQLQPNLAQAHHNLGDTLVKQQRWQEAVTAYRRAIDIQPEFSWSYNNMGDALLKLERWQEAADVFRKAIELKPDFPWSYQNLGDALQALEQWDEAIIAYRHGIEVKSDWPWSYYNLGQALAKTGQWLDAIAAYRKAIELDPNFAKAYSHLGEALARIGEWDEAIICYEQAIDIDPSLHVSVYQNLGEALERNGYSNSEDNNSEDNNSEDNNSELRTKDDSSRWLFEPINKKLKTKDDSSEWPHVFLQPFHPPQTLPDGSPWPKISIVTPSMNQGEFIEETILSVIHQHYPNVEHILIDGGSTDETMTIVNQYRDHLTYVVSEPDSGQSEALNKGFAIASGEILTWLNSDDRLAPGALYRVALSFHTSGADVVAGVCQLFKDGVALEQHLTSCANGLISLEEILDVERNWLTGKFFYQPEVMFTRTIWEKCGASVDESLFYSMDYDLWARFAAKGATLQVIGYPVAQYRIHENQKTSTRDKYEPELLSVSEALRTKFNCPKSKATEEPGQRRSLRIVCFNDTGFLGGAGIAHQRIAKSLALAGHQVIPVAGTLDWSLTPVDCTAEEVYQLIASLNPDLVVVGNIHNMTNPLDILEILTSHFPTIFVMHDQWLLTGRCAYVGDCENYTTLCDHECPTSHEYPSLASEKIADAFRKKHRLLGSYKSVLVLGDSHWTTNWARYAFDYHQPRRNFQECESKFQSIYYGIDLDIFRPLDQAECRSQLNLPHDKFIILTGSQSVKDQRKGVKYLLKALDIANLDNILLVSFGHGSAIAENLDVWSTGYIDNPFILACYYSAADVFIGPSLQEAFGQTFIEAAACGTPAIGYGVGGVKEAILNRVSGRVVTQKTPEALAKVIKELYYDPHTLDLLGKTAAIYIANHFSLQSSYHSFMVALDQSGWVDQLQISRASKFLVGSPKLTQPLAIKSGIPKNNSSIISGVGIQGYTRQGFGALEQPLPEIGLFRPSQWLLWPEGEFAIIADNPRKGQLVIACRNVSQGQFLEVWQQGKLLLRVAVHHFGIDQVNVFTLPISLLEGFNLFSLKTETYHVDQSNRHLGLLLEGITFTERLDWEPLRERNQLSILMDKHLNGIGWLSPDTLNGTPVRWMEKVGSVIIDGINTIKPLQVRVSGMMAVEKRFISDMVVKVNGNAIDGEVQEQSDKSWVFEGIIPSGSLTLNAPFVLSIESPGVGKLSSIDSRLASLLVKSVTIGAAEG; this is encoded by the coding sequence AAGCAGTGACCCAGTATCACCAGGCAATTAAACTAGACCCTAAATCGAGTCTGGGTTACCAACGTCTAGGAGCAACGTTGAAGCAACAAGGTCAATTCGATCAAGCCACTGCTTACTATCGCAAAGCAATTAAATTGGCTGGACTAGAAACCATCGAGTGGGATCAGTCACAATCAAGAAAATTATCTATAGGTCAATCTGTTCCTAGCTCTAGTGAGCGCCACTGTAAACAACATCAGTCAGGAGGTCTTTTGGAAGCAGTTACGGTTTATCTACAACAGGCGCAGACTTACTTGAAGCAAAGACAATGGCAACAGGCGATCGCAGCCTGTGAGCGAGCCATTAAAATTGCCCCAGATACAGCCCAGGCTTACAAGATTTGGGGAAATGCGCTACAGTTCATGGGTCAGACTACTCAAGCTATGGGTTACTATGGCCAAGCTTTGGAAATTGAGCCGGATTTTGCCGAAGTTTATGCTAATCTCGGTAGCTTGTATGCTGGTCAGCAGAAGTGGGAAGATGCGATCGCCTATTATCAAAAGGCGATTAAGCTAAAACCCGATTTGGCTGGGGCTTATCGCAACTTGGCTAAAGTATGGACTGAGCTGGGAAACCAAAAGGAAGTCCTTAAATGCTGTTATCATCAGCTGATGCTAGAGTTGGATAAAGCTAAACCAGAGGACTACCTTAATCTAGGGAATCAGTTATTTAAGGAAGCTCTGGTTACAGAAGCGATCGCTTGTTACCGCCAGGTAATTGACCGGAATCCCCAGTCGGTGGTAGCTTACCAAAACCTGGCAGAAGCCTTGAATCGTCAGGGGAAATGGCAAGAGGCAAATGCTTACTATCGTAAATTACTCCAATTTTATCGAACCGGTTCTCAGTTAACCGCTTCTCAGATAAATAGTCAGTTAACCGCTTCTCAGTTAAATGGTCAGTTAAATGGTCAGTTAAATGGTCACACCCACAATCAAGCTAACGGCTCTGATGCCCTGAAACAGGCTATTGTGCCTCAATTGGTAGACAACCAGAAGCAGCAGCAGGTGTCAATCAATCCACCATTACGTTACAGAGGAGGGGCGATAAAAGCGTCAACTGTTGCCATTGTGCCTAGCCCATCTCAAATCACCGTTAATCCCAGCAATCAAACCATAAAGCCTATCCCTACTGCTCCAGAACGATTAGACCAAGAGCAATTAAAGCCAGAGCCATTAGACCGAGAGCCATTAGACCGAATCCGCGATCGCACACCACGACTTTCTCAAGGCAATCATCTACCTCAACTTCCTAACTCTAGAGCCTCTGAGTCTAATCTAGAACGAGATCAAAGCCTTGAGTCGTTTATCAAAGCAGCTCAACAAAATCCAAATTCAGCTAAAGTCCAAGCAAATTTAGGCAGTGCTTATGCTCAGCGGCACCAGTGGCCAGATGCGATCGCATGTTATCAAAAAGCGATCGCAATTAATCCTAGCTTTGCTGGCGCTTACCGTAACTTAGCAAAAGTTCTAACTCAAACCAATCAATCAGAGGCAGCAGCGGATTATTGGTATCAAGCTCTGACATTGGAACCGAATACGGTATCGGCTGAAGAACACTTCAATCTCGGTAATACCTTAACAAGCCTTGGGAAATTAGCCCAAGGGATAGCCTGTTATCGTCAGGCAATTGAATTGAAACCTAATTTGTCTGAAGCTTACCATCGACTAGGGGATTTGCTAAAAAAGCAAGGACAAGAGCAAGAGCTGCTAAGCCTTTATCAGCAAGCAGTTCAAAACAATCCCCAAGATGCTAAAGCTTACTTCTATTTAGGCAACCTGTTCACAGACCAGGAAGCATGGGAGGAAGCTTACCCTTGTTATTTCAAAGCCACTCAACTGCAACCGAATCTTGCACAAGCCCATCATAATTTGGGAGATACCTTAGTTAAGCAGCAACGCTGGCAAGAAGCAGTAACAGCTTACCGTCGAGCCATTGACATACAGCCAGAATTTTCCTGGTCTTATAACAACATGGGCGATGCCTTGCTTAAGTTAGAACGGTGGCAAGAAGCAGCCGATGTGTTCCGAAAAGCCATTGAACTCAAGCCAGATTTCCCCTGGTCTTATCAAAATTTAGGTGATGCTCTACAAGCCTTGGAGCAATGGGATGAAGCCATTATTGCCTATCGTCATGGGATTGAGGTGAAATCCGATTGGCCATGGTCTTACTATAACTTGGGACAAGCATTAGCAAAAACAGGACAGTGGCTTGATGCGATCGCAGCCTATCGTAAAGCTATCGAACTTGACCCGAATTTTGCTAAAGCCTATAGCCATCTCGGTGAAGCCTTAGCCAGAATTGGCGAGTGGGATGAAGCCATTATCTGTTACGAACAAGCCATTGATATTGACCCCAGTCTTCATGTTTCCGTCTACCAGAATTTAGGGGAAGCCTTAGAACGAAACGGATATAGTAATTCAGAAGATAATAATTCAGAAGATAATAATTCAGAAGATAATAATTCAGAGCTTAGGACAAAAGACGATAGCTCTAGGTGGCTCTTTGAACCAATCAATAAAAAGCTTAAGACAAAAGACGATAGCTCTGAGTGGCCCCACGTTTTCCTTCAACCCTTTCATCCCCCCCAAACTCTCCCCGATGGCAGCCCCTGGCCAAAGATATCGATTGTTACCCCTTCGATGAATCAAGGTGAGTTTATCGAAGAAACTATATTATCAGTGATTCATCAGCACTATCCCAATGTCGAACATATCCTAATTGATGGGGGCTCTACTGATGAAACCATGACCATTGTTAATCAATACCGAGACCACCTTACCTATGTGGTTAGTGAACCGGATAGTGGCCAAAGTGAAGCCTTGAACAAAGGATTTGCGATCGCATCTGGGGAAATCTTGACTTGGCTTAATAGTGATGACCGATTAGCGCCAGGAGCCTTATATAGGGTAGCGCTATCGTTTCACACTAGTGGTGCTGATGTGGTAGCCGGTGTCTGTCAACTGTTTAAGGATGGCGTAGCCCTAGAGCAACACTTGACATCTTGTGCTAATGGACTGATATCCCTTGAAGAAATTTTAGATGTAGAAAGGAATTGGTTAACAGGGAAATTCTTCTATCAGCCAGAAGTCATGTTTACCCGCACCATTTGGGAAAAGTGTGGTGCATCAGTAGATGAATCCCTCTTCTACAGTATGGATTACGACTTGTGGGCGCGATTTGCTGCTAAGGGAGCCACCTTACAGGTAATTGGTTATCCCGTAGCTCAATACCGTATCCATGAAAACCAAAAGACTAGCACTAGAGATAAGTATGAGCCGGAATTACTATCGGTATCAGAGGCACTGCGGACTAAATTCAACTGTCCTAAGTCTAAAGCGACAGAAGAGCCTGGGCAACGCCGCAGCCTCCGGATTGTGTGCTTCAACGATACCGGATTTCTGGGAGGGGCTGGGATTGCTCACCAACGCATTGCCAAATCCTTAGCCTTAGCAGGGCATCAAGTAATTCCCGTTGCAGGCACATTAGACTGGTCATTGACTCCCGTAGACTGCACAGCAGAAGAGGTTTATCAATTAATTGCTAGTCTCAATCCGGATTTAGTCGTAGTGGGCAATATCCACAATATGACCAATCCCTTGGACATTTTGGAAATACTTACCAGTCATTTCCCCACCATCTTTGTGATGCACGACCAGTGGTTACTTACCGGACGCTGTGCTTATGTAGGGGATTGTGAAAATTACACCACCCTATGTGATCACGAATGTCCCACTAGCCATGAGTACCCGAGCTTAGCATCAGAAAAAATAGCCGACGCTTTTCGTAAAAAACATCGGCTTTTAGGGAGCTATAAATCTGTGTTAGTGCTAGGGGATAGTCACTGGACCACTAATTGGGCTCGTTATGCCTTTGACTATCACCAGCCTCGACGGAATTTCCAAGAATGCGAAAGTAAATTTCAGAGCATTTACTATGGCATCGATTTAGACATCTTTAGGCCCTTAGACCAAGCTGAATGTCGCAGCCAGCTAAATTTACCTCACGATAAATTTATTATACTCACTGGTAGTCAATCTGTAAAGGATCAGCGCAAAGGGGTTAAGTATTTACTCAAAGCCCTAGACATTGCCAATCTCGATAATATCCTACTGGTTAGTTTTGGTCATGGCTCTGCGATCGCAGAAAACCTTGATGTTTGGAGTACAGGATATATCGATAACCCCTTTATACTAGCATGTTACTACAGCGCTGCCGATGTATTTATTGGGCCATCCCTTCAAGAAGCATTTGGTCAAACCTTTATAGAAGCCGCAGCCTGTGGCACACCAGCCATTGGCTATGGAGTAGGTGGTGTCAAAGAAGCGATCTTGAATCGAGTGTCAGGACGAGTAGTGACCCAAAAAACCCCAGAAGCCTTAGCTAAGGTAATCAAAGAATTATACTATGACCCCCACACATTAGACCTGTTGGGGAAAACCGCAGCTATTTATATTGCCAACCACTTCTCCTTACAGTCGAGCTATCACAGTTTTATGGTGGCCTTAGACCAAAGCGGTTGGGTCGATCAGCTCCAAATTTCCAGGGCAAGTAAATTTTTAGTAGGCTCTCCCAAACTTACTCAACCCCTAGCGATTAAAAGCGGCATTCCCAAAAACAACAGTAGTATTATCTCTGGGGTTGGTATTCAAGGTTATACCCGTCAGGGTTTTGGAGCATTAGAACAACCCTTGCCAGAAATTGGTCTTTTTCGTCCCAGCCAGTGGTTACTGTGGCCAGAGGGAGAGTTTGCCATCATTGCCGATAATCCCAGGAAAGGTCAGCTAGTCATTGCCTGCCGTAACGTCTCCCAGGGTCAGTTCCTTGAAGTTTGGCAACAGGGTAAGTTACTATTGCGAGTGGCAGTGCATCACTTTGGGATCGATCAAGTTAATGTATTTACCCTACCGATTTCGTTACTTGAAGGCTTCAATTTATTTTCCCTGAAGACCGAGACCTATCATGTTGATCAGTCCAATCGTCATTTAGGGTTACTGCTTGAGGGAATTACATTTACAGAGCGACTCGATTGGGAACCGTTGCGGGAACGCAATCAATTATCCATCCTCATGGATAAGCATCTTAACGGGATCGGTTGGTTATCACCTGATACATTAAATGGCACACCAGTTCGCTGGATGGAGAAGGTAGGTAGTGTGATTATTGACGGTATTAATACTATCAAGCCGTTGCAAGTGCGAGTTTCAGGAATGATGGCGGTGGAGAAACGGTTTATTAGCGATATGGTAGTTAAGGTAAATGGCAACGCTATTGATGGAGAGGTTCAGGAACAATCCGATAAATCTTGGGTGTTTGAAGGAATTATTCCCTCTGGCAGCCTAACCTTAAACGCTCCATTTGTGCTATCGATTGAATCACCAGGGGTGGGTAAGTTATCATCTATTGATTCGAGATTAGCTAGCCTATTAGTTAAATCGGTGACCATTGGAGCAGCTGAAGGTTAA